The genomic DNA TCGCCGTGCTGCGCTGCGTCGACCTGGCGCGCAGCGAGCTGATCGCCGGCCAGCACCTGGACCTCCTGACCACCGGCGACCTCGGGGTGGACGTCGAGACGACGCTGACCGTCGTCCGCTACAAGACGGCCAAGTACACGGTCGAGCGCCCCCTGCAGGTCGGGGCCGCCCTGGCCGGTGCCGACCAGCGGGTCATGGACGCGTGCACCGCCTACGGGGTGCCCCTCGGGGAGGCCTTCCAACTCCGGGACGACGTGCTCGGGGTGTTCGGGGACCCGGAGCGGATGGGCAAGTCGCACCTGGACGACCTGCGCGAGGGGAAGTGCACCAGTCTCGTCGCCCACGCCGTGCGCGCCGGCTCGCCCGCCCAGGCGGACCGGCTGCGGGAGCTGATCGGCGATCCGCTCCTGGGGGAGCGGGAGGCGGCCGAGGTCCGCGGCATCCTCACGGACACCGGGGCCCGGGCCGCGGTCGAGCGGATGATCGAGGAGCGGTACCAGCAGGCCCTGGCCGCCCTCGCCGCGGCGCCCTTCCCCCCGACGTCGTCCGCACGCTGGCGAACGTGGCGGAGGCGGCCGTGCGCCGGACGGCATGAGCACCGGGGAACGGTCGGACGGACGCCCACCCGGACAGGAAGCACGGAGCCGAGCGATGACGACGATGACGACGGGCACACGCGGGACGGTGTGGCGGACCGTCTGGCGCGAGATCCACCTGAGCTGGCTCTTCATCCGCTCCGACCGCTGGACCACGATCTTCCCGGCCACCTGCTTCGTCCTGGCGGCCGCCGTGCACACCCGGCTGTCCCCGGGGGAGACGGCGGTGGCCGTCGCCCTGGGCACGCTGTACTTCTGGCTCTTCGTCTACGAGCACACCCTGGCCAACCAGCTCGTCGGCGTCGAGGAGGACCGCGTCAACAAGCCCCTCCGGCCGCTGGTCTCCGGCCGGAGCAGCATCAGGGGCGCCCGGCTGCGCCTGATCGCCGTCCGGGTCGCCTTCCCCGTCTACGGCTACTGCCTGGGCGTGCTGGAGTGGGCCCTGCTGTGGCAGGTCCTCTCACTGCTCCAGCACGAGTGCGGGTGGGGGCGCCACTGGCTGGGCAGGAACCTCTACGCCGGGATCGGGGTCGTCGCCCAGCTCGCGGCCGCCTGGGAGATCGTCGCCCCCGTCACCCCGGACGCCTGGCGCTGGATCGCGACCCTGACGGTCACCGTCACCCTCCTCATGTCCGTCCAGGACCTCCGCGACATCACCGGCGACCGCGCGGTCGGCCGCTCCACCATGCCGCTGGTCTTCGGGGAGTGGAACACCCGGGTCTTCCTCTGCGCCGGCTTCGCCCTCGGCCCCCTCGCCATCCACCACTTCCTGATGGCGCCCGCCGGTCCGCACTGGTGGGTCCTCGCCACCGACGCCGTGCTGGGCGGACTGAGCCTGCTGCTGGCGTTCCGGGTGGTGCTGCGGCGCGGGCGGCGGAGCGACCAGCACACCTACCGCCTGGTGGAGCAGTGGTACACCCTCGCCCTCGCCGCTTCCCTCTACATCCTTCGCTGACCGGGAGGCGCGACGTGCGGACGGAGTCGACGCAGCAGCCGCCGCGGCTGCGGATCAGCGACGTGTGGAAGGCGTACGGCGGCAGGCAGGTCCTGCGCGGCGCCGGCCTCGACGTACCTCCCGGTGCCCTGGTCGGGATCGTCGGCGAGAACGGCGCGGGCAAGAGCACCCTGCTCCGGATCGCCGTGGGGCAGATGCGGCCCGACCGGGGGACGGTGGAGCGGAGCGGGGCGGTGGGGTACTGCCCGCAGCACGCCGTGCTGAACGACTCGTTCACCGTCGGACAGCACCTGCGGCTGTTCCAGGTGGCCTACCGGCTGCCGACGCTGGAGCGCGCCCACGAGCTGATGGACCTCCTCGCGTTCGCCGACTGCGGGCGGCGGCGGTCCGGGGAGCTCAGCGGAGGGACCCGCCAGAAGCTGAACCTGCTGCTCGCCCTGATGCACGACCCGCAGCTGCTGGTGCTGGACGAGCCGTACCAGGGCTTCGACTGGGACACCCACCAGCGCTTCTGGGCCCTGGCCACCCGCCTGCGCGACCAGGGCCGGTCGATCGTCGTGGTCTCGCACCTCCTGCACGACCTGCACCATTTCGACGCGGTGGGCCACCTGCGCGGGGGCCGCCTCGACATCGAGGAGCTCAGCCGATGAGGTTCCACCGGACGGCGTTCACCGAGATGCTGCGCTGCACCCTGCGGGGCCACCTCCGCAACCGGATGGCCGTGCTCCTGGCGGTCGCGTTCATCCCCGCCTGGATCGCCGTGGCGCGCCTGTGCGCCTCGGACCGGGCGGTGCGCTTCCCCCTGGACTCCGCCGGCACCGCCGTCCTCGCCCCGGCGAACCACGTCAGCCAGGTCGCCAACGCCCTCGCCGCGGTCACCCTGGTCACCGGGTTCATGATGTTCATGGAGACCTTCAAGGCCGGGGAGACGGACCGCCGGCTCCTGCTGGCCGGCTACCCCCGGCTCCCCATGCTGGCGGCGAAGGTCACCGCCGCGGCCCTGGTCGCCGCGGTCCTCGCCCTGTACACCACGGCCGTGCTGTGGGGCTCCCTGCCCGTGCGGCGGCCGGGCCTCCTGGCCCTCGCCGTCCTCGGCGCCGGCCTCGTGTACGGCGGCATCGGCCTCCTGCTCGGCGCGCTGGTGCGCGGTGAGCTGGAGGGGTTCTTCCTCGTCATCATGCTCAGCCTGGTCGACACCGGACTGCAGAACCCGGTCCTCAACGTCGTGGACCTGGCCGGGCTGACCGCCCTGCCGCTGTACGGCGCGAACCAGTCGGCGCTGACGGCGGCCTTCACCTCCCTCGCCCCGTGGCCCCAGGTCCTGCTCTCGCTCGCCTGGTCCGCCTCGACCGGCGCCCTGGCCCTGCTCGTCTTCCAGGTCCGCGGCCGCTCCCACCACGGGACCCGCCCGGCCCCGGCCGCCGGCGCCCCCCTGCCGGCGGCCTCCCGCTGACGGAGGCCGCCGGGCCCGGTCTACGGACGGGGCGGGGAGGTGTCCGGCGGGACCCCGTCGGACCCGGCCGCCACGGCCGCGTGGTCCCGGTGGTGGACGTAGCGGCCCAGCGCCGACAGGGGGAAGACGTGCCGGTAGTAGTCGTACCTGCAGGCCACGGCCCGGGGGACGAGCGTGCCGGTGAACTGCGGCTCCTCCCAGGTGCCCTGGTCCGTCTGCCGCTCGGTCAGCCAGCGCACCCCGTCGCGGACCGCGGCGCTGTCGCGCTCCCCCGCGGCCAGCAGGGCGAGCAGGGCCCAGGCGGTCTGCGAGGGGAGGGACGGACCGCGGCCGGCGCGCTCCGGATCGGCGTACGACTCCCACTCCTCGCCCCAGCCGCCGTCCGGGTTCCGCACCGACGTCAGCCAGGCGACGGCCCGCCGGACGGAGGAGTGGTGGGCGGGGATCCCGGCGGCGAGGAGTGCCGGGACGACGCAGCCGGTCCCGTAGACGTGGTTCACCCCCAGCGCCCGTACCAGGCTCCGCTCTCCTCCTGCTGGTCGAGGAGCCAGCGGACGGCCCGCCGGGTGCGGGGATGGTGCTGCATCCCGAGGGCGGCCAGCATCTCCAC from Streptomyces sp. MRC013 includes the following:
- a CDS encoding UbiA family prenyltransferase, producing the protein MTTMTTGTRGTVWRTVWREIHLSWLFIRSDRWTTIFPATCFVLAAAVHTRLSPGETAVAVALGTLYFWLFVYEHTLANQLVGVEEDRVNKPLRPLVSGRSSIRGARLRLIAVRVAFPVYGYCLGVLEWALLWQVLSLLQHECGWGRHWLGRNLYAGIGVVAQLAAAWEIVAPVTPDAWRWIATLTVTVTLLMSVQDLRDITGDRAVGRSTMPLVFGEWNTRVFLCAGFALGPLAIHHFLMAPAGPHWWVLATDAVLGGLSLLLAFRVVLRRGRRSDQHTYRLVEQWYTLALAASLYILR
- a CDS encoding ABC transporter ATP-binding protein; its protein translation is MRISDVWKAYGGRQVLRGAGLDVPPGALVGIVGENGAGKSTLLRIAVGQMRPDRGTVERSGAVGYCPQHAVLNDSFTVGQHLRLFQVAYRLPTLERAHELMDLLAFADCGRRRSGELSGGTRQKLNLLLALMHDPQLLVLDEPYQGFDWDTHQRFWALATRLRDQGRSIVVVSHLLHDLHHFDAVGHLRGGRLDIEELSR